In a single window of the Streptacidiphilus sp. P02-A3a genome:
- a CDS encoding DUF2079 domain-containing protein, translating to MAAAVTVYSIFAYHQYTQLQTGACDLGIFYQATEGWAFHGFPTDPIKGFPQLGDHFSPVFMLLAPALWVHNSPLTLVFAQVLLLCSSAIPVYLVVRRAWGRWTAAGITTAYLAGMGIQGSVAFPVHEVMFGAPLIAWALERALAKRWTAASVIIACGVFVKEDMGAMVAMFGIWALINRKWRHALALFVWGVGMFLLTVDVIIPHYNPDGFTYAADYAANLHANNMDQLIRQLATHPRLGLHLLFDNPVKRNDWLDLLAPVAFMCLASPIALLGAPMMVTRMLSSRSTEWSDDLYYDMPLMAITFIGAVDGLQRVVRLLRRFLPGLNREWLPVLAGSCLALCSLAVTLHIDRHRQIYAWMSADAFTAKPSWVADVHTALAVIPSGVEVRATNNLVIPLASRDTVTLVGSDVDRGDWAAVDTTNPECPIGPADIPPYLAKLRTEGFRTVTEDGPIIVLHKS from the coding sequence GTGGCCGCAGCTGTCACCGTCTACTCGATCTTCGCCTACCACCAGTACACCCAGTTGCAGACCGGCGCCTGCGACCTCGGGATCTTCTACCAAGCCACCGAGGGTTGGGCGTTCCACGGCTTCCCCACCGACCCGATCAAGGGATTCCCGCAACTCGGTGACCACTTCTCGCCGGTCTTCATGCTGCTGGCCCCGGCCCTGTGGGTCCACAACTCCCCGCTGACCCTGGTCTTCGCCCAGGTGCTGCTGCTCTGCAGTTCGGCGATACCCGTCTACCTGGTGGTCCGCAGGGCCTGGGGGCGCTGGACAGCCGCCGGCATCACCACCGCCTACCTGGCCGGCATGGGCATCCAGGGCTCAGTCGCCTTCCCGGTGCACGAGGTGATGTTCGGTGCCCCACTGATTGCCTGGGCGCTGGAGCGGGCTCTCGCGAAGCGATGGACAGCTGCCTCGGTGATCATCGCCTGCGGTGTCTTCGTGAAGGAGGACATGGGGGCCATGGTCGCGATGTTCGGCATCTGGGCGCTGATCAACCGCAAATGGCGGCACGCGCTCGCCCTGTTCGTCTGGGGTGTGGGGATGTTCCTGCTCACCGTGGACGTGATCATCCCGCACTACAACCCGGACGGCTTCACCTACGCCGCCGACTACGCGGCCAACCTGCACGCGAACAACATGGACCAGCTGATCCGGCAGTTGGCCACTCATCCGCGCCTCGGCCTGCACCTGCTGTTCGACAACCCGGTCAAACGCAACGACTGGCTGGACCTGCTGGCACCCGTCGCGTTCATGTGCCTGGCGTCGCCGATCGCCCTGCTGGGAGCGCCGATGATGGTCACCCGCATGCTCTCCTCGCGGAGCACCGAATGGTCGGACGACCTCTACTACGACATGCCGCTGATGGCGATCACCTTCATCGGCGCGGTCGACGGCCTCCAGCGCGTCGTCCGCCTGCTGCGCCGCTTCCTGCCCGGGCTCAACCGCGAGTGGCTCCCGGTGCTGGCAGGCTCCTGCCTTGCCCTGTGCTCGCTGGCCGTGACGCTCCACATCGACCGGCACCGGCAGATCTACGCCTGGATGTCCGCCGACGCCTTCACCGCCAAACCCTCCTGGGTCGCCGACGTGCACACCGCCCTTGCCGTCATACCCTCCGGCGTCGAGGTCAGGGCGACCAACAATCTGGTCATCCCCCTGGCATCCCGCGACACCGTCACCCTCGTGGGGTCCGATGTCGACCGGGGGGACTGGGCCGCAGTGGACACCACCAACCCGGAATGCCCGATCGGCCCCGCCGACATCCCGCCCTACCTGGCGAAGCTGCGCACCGAGGGCTTCCGAACAGTCACCGAGGACGGCCCGATCATCGTGCTGCACAAGAGCTGA
- a CDS encoding type II toxin-antitoxin system Phd/YefM family antitoxin translates to MKTITQRELAARSKAVLDDVEAGETYHITRNGTEIAEVRPLSSRRRFVPVEELQRKWRHAPQVDAAQLRAEADAFFGSEDRIDEDGNPWDRA, encoded by the coding sequence ATGAAGACCATCACTCAACGGGAGCTCGCCGCGCGCTCCAAGGCTGTACTCGATGACGTGGAGGCGGGCGAGACCTACCACATCACCCGAAATGGCACTGAGATCGCCGAAGTGCGACCGCTCAGCAGCAGACGCCGCTTCGTCCCGGTGGAGGAACTTCAGCGGAAGTGGCGCCACGCGCCGCAGGTCGATGCCGCTCAGCTACGAGCGGAGGCAGACGCGTTCTTCGGTTCCGAGGACCGTATCGATGAGGACGGCAATCCGTGGGATCGCGCGTGA
- a CDS encoding ATP-binding protein, whose product MEEARSTAAISNRYARASVIVTSNKPFGRWGETFGDETAAAMIDRLVHHAEVHSLKGESYRMRGRELGHAPTTGND is encoded by the coding sequence GTGGAGGAAGCGAGATCGACGGCGGCCATATCGAACAGGTACGCAAGGGCCAGCGTGATCGTCACCAGCAACAAGCCCTTCGGACGCTGGGGAGAGACCTTCGGCGACGAGACCGCCGCCGCCATGATCGACCGGCTCGTCCACCACGCCGAGGTCCACTCCCTCAAAGGCGAGTCCTACCGCATGCGGGGCCGCGAACTCGGCCACGCCCCCACCACCGGCAACGACTGA
- a CDS encoding type II toxin-antitoxin system VapC family toxin codes for MTDRLPRGLLDTCVVIDLPLIDSSLLPVEAAVSSIVLAELAQGVAMTKDPAEMMARAQRLADVEAEFAAIPFDREAARRFGTLVALSVKANRNPRPRRMDLMIAATAAAHGLPLFTRNVDDFKGLEQGVEIVPV; via the coding sequence GTGACCGACAGGCTGCCACGCGGACTGCTGGACACGTGCGTGGTCATTGATCTGCCGCTGATCGATTCCAGCCTCCTGCCTGTGGAGGCAGCTGTCTCCTCGATCGTCCTGGCGGAACTCGCCCAGGGCGTGGCGATGACGAAGGACCCGGCGGAGATGATGGCGCGAGCGCAACGTCTGGCCGACGTGGAGGCGGAGTTCGCGGCCATCCCCTTCGACCGGGAGGCCGCCCGCAGATTCGGAACCTTGGTCGCGCTCAGCGTCAAAGCGAATCGCAACCCCCGCCCTCGTCGAATGGACCTGATGATCGCTGCCACCGCCGCCGCCCATGGACTCCCGCTCTTCACGCGGAACGTCGATGACTTCAAGGGGCTGGAGCAGGGTGTCGAGATCGTCCCTGTGTGA
- a CDS encoding toll/interleukin-1 receptor domain-containing protein, which translates to MPHIFINYRRETDAYAAALLDELLSHRLGPDHVFRAGRSIAPGADYTLEIARAIASCDAMLVVVGPGWHERIAARYPDQEDWVLYEIEKALEEQKVIVPVLLSGTPRIRPGDLPDVVLPLASFQYLRFDYRNTARDAAYMCEQLERRFPARTLRSRLSATLTPHRPRQR; encoded by the coding sequence ATGCCGCATATCTTTATCAACTACCGCCGGGAGACCGACGCCTACGCCGCCGCACTGCTGGACGAACTGCTTTCACACCGCCTCGGCCCGGATCATGTATTCCGGGCCGGCCGGTCCATTGCCCCGGGCGCCGACTACACCCTGGAGATCGCTCGCGCCATCGCCTCCTGCGACGCGATGCTGGTGGTGGTGGGACCGGGCTGGCACGAACGTATTGCGGCGCGGTACCCGGACCAGGAGGACTGGGTTCTCTACGAGATCGAGAAAGCCCTGGAGGAGCAGAAGGTCATCGTTCCGGTGCTGCTTTCCGGTACCCCCCGGATAAGGCCGGGAGATCTTCCCGATGTGGTGCTTCCGCTGGCTTCCTTCCAGTACCTCCGATTCGACTACCGCAATACGGCGCGGGATGCCGCCTATATGTGCGAACAGTTGGAGCGCCGGTTCCCGGCGCGGACCCTGCGCTCACGCCTGTCCGCCACCCTCACCCCCCACCGCCCCCGCCAGCGCTAG